One genomic region from Haloterrigena gelatinilytica encodes:
- a CDS encoding recombinase family protein, translating to MTEQEDEQEDVEIAAIYMQPPNESFYEKYIEGCKDATTDPDPTIYIDNNIDEMERTKFQQLLEDLAMTQYDVIVTTDHDTFPSNDGGLMAIFLFLVSYHNITVRYSVFDDEMDGQLLPHFEWDSGFDKAVERHNLHGLKGKYTGRY from the coding sequence ATGACCGAACAAGAAGACGAACAAGAGGATGTGGAAATAGCGGCGATCTACATGCAACCCCCAAACGAATCCTTCTACGAAAAATACATTGAGGGATGCAAAGACGCAACCACTGACCCTGACCCGACAATCTACATCGATAACAACATTGACGAAATGGAACGCACAAAGTTCCAACAATTATTGGAAGACCTTGCTATGACTCAGTACGACGTAATCGTGACTACTGATCACGATACGTTCCCATCTAACGATGGCGGACTAATGGCTATATTCCTATTTCTGGTGTCCTACCACAACATCACAGTCCGGTACTCTGTATTCGATGATGAAATGGACGGCCAGCTGCTCCCGCACTTTGAATGGGATTCAGGATTCGATAAAGCAGTCGAACGACACAATCTGCATGGACTCAAAGGAAAGTACACCGGGAGATACTGA
- a CDS encoding site-specific integrase, whose amino-acid sequence MRLKDHRNDSSAKKVIFSDKEFEQLLDCADTRENPEVEEMTERIAEDRAILELGGYAGLRREEIAHARATSVYTDVHNVRYIEVFGKDTGDQSAEVKKRRNAYLPDRVAKAIRNVMATKGIRPNDVDDDTEIFDISDEAIRYRIDRISERMAEETGNSDWEYLSCHDLRRRYAQRHLVELGTNPRHVMEWGGWSSFRAIEPYLSEPTEKAMAQELERVGLE is encoded by the coding sequence ATGAGACTGAAAGATCATAGAAACGACTCATCAGCAAAGAAGGTCATCTTCAGCGACAAAGAATTTGAACAGCTCCTCGACTGCGCCGACACACGAGAGAACCCGGAAGTCGAGGAAATGACAGAACGTATCGCGGAAGATAGGGCAATTCTCGAACTCGGAGGATATGCAGGCCTCCGTCGAGAAGAAATCGCTCACGCACGGGCTACAAGTGTCTACACGGACGTTCACAACGTGCGCTATATCGAGGTCTTCGGAAAGGACACTGGTGATCAAAGTGCCGAAGTCAAGAAACGGCGGAATGCCTACCTTCCAGATCGTGTTGCCAAGGCAATTCGCAACGTGATGGCAACGAAAGGAATCCGACCAAACGATGTCGATGATGACACTGAAATCTTCGATATTTCAGACGAAGCAATTCGATACCGAATTGACCGAATCTCGGAACGCATGGCTGAAGAAACCGGGAACAGTGACTGGGAATATCTCTCCTGTCACGATCTCCGGCGACGATATGCACAACGCCATCTGGTCGAGTTAGGTACGAATCCTCGGCACGTCATGGAATGGGGCGGCTGGTCGTCATTCAGAGCGATTGAACCGTATCTGAGCGAACCAACGGAGAAGGCGATGGCTCAGGAACTTGAGCGAGTTGGGTTGGAATAG